In Lachnospiraceae bacterium, one DNA window encodes the following:
- a CDS encoding alpha-amylase has product MKREYSIETNEGKIYPLGVTKTQGGFDVAFVSEKKPALLLFEKGSRKRMARLAFPENARMGNVHYMTVKGDFTGLEYAFEEEEKEIPDPFGTCFTGREKWGDEKAAARALHTPFEAVKEDFDWEEDRRPKIPANECIVYKIHPRGFSKHASFKGESWKRGTFGAVADKIPYMKELGITTVEMMPPVEFDEVMEDVPGKVNYWGYCCGHSFAPKAAYAGAAPGQKKDPVKEFKTLVKALHKAGLELAIELYFDGTQSPSYVVDVLRFWAAEYHVDGIHIVGYAPLETIVKDPYLADLKLWAKNWDEVRLEKGTDRSSRSKEEKKGPGRRLSAYETGFMLDMRSFLKGDEGMLNQVALHVKDNPDTVASINYMANTNGFTLLDMVSYDHKHNEDNGEENHDGTDYNQSWNCGAEGPVRKKKILALRKRQLKNALTMLFLSQGTPLIMAGDEFGRTQKGNNNAYCQDNEISWLNWNLSDAHKGLYEFTKELISFRKKHSLFHRSTEPTLMDHKSVGLPDVSFHGEKAWCPDFERYSRQLGVFYSASYGENADGSEEPYFYTAYNMHWEPHTFALPNLPSGYSWHQVLDTAEDNMNGFFTEGKEKLLDDQKEALVLARSIQVFAGLKCPEKKAVVQIQKHSGSRAGKRIEIKAEIKTEIKTEAENATKTETKAETKTEIKAEMKRKGPKENRKEGM; this is encoded by the coding sequence ATGAAAAGAGAGTATAGCATAGAGACAAATGAGGGAAAAATCTATCCCCTGGGAGTGACAAAGACTCAGGGGGGATTTGATGTGGCATTTGTTTCTGAGAAAAAACCGGCATTGCTGCTTTTTGAAAAGGGAAGCAGAAAACGGATGGCCAGACTTGCATTTCCGGAAAATGCCCGTATGGGAAATGTGCATTATATGACGGTAAAAGGAGATTTTACAGGTCTGGAATATGCCTTTGAGGAAGAAGAAAAAGAAATTCCAGATCCATTTGGAACCTGTTTTACAGGACGGGAAAAATGGGGAGATGAGAAGGCAGCAGCACGGGCGCTGCACACACCTTTTGAAGCAGTGAAAGAAGACTTTGACTGGGAAGAGGACAGACGGCCTAAAATTCCGGCTAATGAGTGCATTGTATACAAGATACATCCAAGAGGGTTTTCAAAGCATGCTTCCTTTAAAGGGGAAAGCTGGAAGCGGGGAACATTTGGAGCGGTCGCAGATAAGATCCCTTATATGAAAGAACTGGGCATTACCACAGTAGAAATGATGCCGCCTGTAGAATTTGATGAAGTCATGGAAGATGTTCCCGGAAAGGTAAATTACTGGGGCTACTGCTGTGGACACAGCTTTGCGCCAAAAGCTGCTTATGCAGGCGCGGCACCTGGACAGAAAAAAGACCCGGTAAAAGAGTTTAAGACTCTGGTAAAAGCATTACATAAGGCAGGACTGGAACTGGCCATTGAGTTATACTTTGATGGGACACAGTCGCCTTCCTATGTGGTAGATGTGCTGCGCTTCTGGGCGGCAGAGTATCATGTAGATGGTATACATATAGTGGGTTATGCTCCTTTGGAAACTATTGTAAAGGATCCTTACCTTGCTGATCTGAAGCTTTGGGCGAAAAACTGGGACGAAGTGAGGCTGGAAAAGGGAACAGACAGAAGCAGCAGATCCAAAGAAGAAAAGAAAGGTCCCGGTCGGCGTCTGTCTGCTTACGAGACAGGATTTATGCTGGATATGCGCAGCTTCTTAAAAGGCGATGAAGGTATGTTGAACCAGGTGGCTCTTCATGTAAAGGACAACCCGGATACAGTAGCTTCTATTAACTACATGGCAAATACCAATGGCTTTACGCTGTTAGATATGGTTTCCTACGATCACAAGCACAACGAGGACAATGGCGAGGAAAATCATGATGGCACTGATTACAACCAGTCCTGGAATTGTGGTGCAGAAGGTCCGGTGCGAAAGAAAAAGATCCTTGCACTGCGCAAACGCCAGCTTAAAAATGCCCTTACCATGCTCTTTTTAAGCCAGGGAACACCGCTGATCATGGCAGGTGATGAATTTGGCCGCACCCAGAAGGGAAATAATAATGCTTATTGTCAGGACAATGAGATATCCTGGTTAAACTGGAATTTATCAGATGCCCATAAGGGACTTTATGAGTTTACAAAAGAGCTTATTTCATTCCGCAAAAAGCACAGTCTGTTCCACCGCAGCACAGAACCTACATTAATGGATCATAAGTCCGTAGGCCTGCCGGATGTATCTTTCCATGGGGAAAAGGCCTGGTGTCCGGACTTTGAACGCTACAGCCGCCAGCTGGGGGTATTTTACAGTGCTTCTTATGGGGAAAATGCAGATGGCAGCGAAGAACCGTACTTTTATACTGCCTATAATATGCATTGGGAGCCACATACATTTGCACTTCCCAATCTTCCTTCAGGATACAGCTGGCATCAGGTATTAGATACGGCAGAAGATAACATGAATGGATTTTTTACGGAAGGCAAAGAAAAACTTCTGGATGACCAGAAAGAGGCTCTAGTTCTTGCAAGATCTATCCAGGTATTTGCCGGACTTAAATGTCCGGAAAAGAAGGCTGTAGTTCAGATCCAAAAGCATTCAGGAAGCAGGGCAGGGAAAAGGATAGAAATAAAGGCAGAAATAAAAACGGAAATAAAAACAGAAGCAGAAAATGCAACAAAGACGGAAACAAAAGCGGAAACAAAAACAGAAATAAAGGCAGAAATGAAAAGAAAAGGTCCTAAAGAGAACCGGAAAGAAGGAATGTAA